One Gossypium hirsutum isolate 1008001.06 chromosome A11, Gossypium_hirsutum_v2.1, whole genome shotgun sequence genomic window carries:
- the LOC107904654 gene encoding uncharacterized protein At2g34160: protein MGVEAVAATGGGGGGVEAQKKNRIQVSNTKKPLFFYVNLAKRYIQQHNEVELSALGMAITTVVTIAEILKNNGLAIEKKVLTSTVGMKDENEGRVVLKAKIEIVLGKSEKFDLLMNASNVATETDPKDKE, encoded by the exons atgggtgtggAGGCAGTGGCTGCTACAggtggaggaggaggaggtgTTGAGGCACAGAAGAAGAACAGAATTCAAGTCTCTAACACCAAAAAGCCTCTCTTTTTCTATGTTAATCTTGCTAAA AGATATATCCAGCAGCATAATGAGGTTGAGCTTTCTGCCTTGGGCATGG CAATCACTACTGTTGTCACTATTGCTGAGATCTTGAAGAATAATGGACTTGCTATTGAGAAGA AAGTTTTGACATCCACAGTAGGCATGAAAGACGAGAACGAAGGGCGTGTTGTTCTAAAAGCCAAG ATTGAAATCGTGTTGGGGAAGTCTGAAAAGTTCGACTTGCTGATGAATGCTTCCAATGTGGCAACGGAGACTGATCCTAAAGACAAGGAATGA
- the LOC107889372 gene encoding flowering locus K homology domain isoform X2 yields the protein MAEVGQSYGENEVEQVQEHGDLEQNLNLGHDLNLEHSANLEQNANLEHIANLEHMANLEHNANLEHIANLQQIANLEHIANLEHNANLEHSVDSEQNLNLEEEPEENLEEHKLQQESQHQPKQDHENEAVVGGGEKKWPGWPGESVFRMLVPAQKVGSIIGRKGEFIKKIVEETRARIKILDGPPGTQERAVMVSGKEEPDSSLPPAMDGLLRVHKRLIDGLEGDSSHAPSAVGTKVSTRLLVPAPQAGSLIGKQGTTVKTIQESSNCIVRVLGSDLPVFALQDDRIVEVVGEAADVHKALELIASHLRKFLVDRSIIPLFEMHMQKSNPQMDHMPPRQTWAPPQGVPPNAGGGGFGHNPQYMPPPRQLENYYPPADMPPMDKQPHQGISAYGREAPTGAHGSSNPNAPSMITQVTQQMQIPLSYADAVIGTAGASISYIRRVSGATVTIQETRGVPGEMTVEISGTASQVQTAQQLIQNFMAEAAAPAQAQVGGAADQAYNPYAAHGSLYASPPPNPGHAGGYGYGSNYGY from the exons ATGGCTGAAGTTGGTCAAAGCTATGGTGAGAATGAAGTAGAACAAGTGCAAGAACATGGGGACTTAGAGCAGAATCTTAACCTGGGGCATGATTTGAACTTGGAGCACAGTGCAAACTTGGAACAAAATGCGAACTTGGAGCACATTGCAAACTTGGAGCACATGGCAAACTTGGAGCACAATGCAAACTTGGAGCATATTGCGAACTTACAGCAGATTGCGAACTTAGAGCACATTGCTAACTTGGAGCACAATGCTAACTTAGAGCACAGTGTGGACTCAGAGCAGAACTTAAACTTGGAGGAAGAACCAGAAGAGAACTTGGAGGAGCATAAATTGCAGCAGGAATCACAACATCAACCAAAACAAGATCATGAAAACGAGGCAGTGGTTGGAGGTGGTGAAAAGAAGTGGCCTGGATGGCCTGGAGAGAGTGTTTTCCGGATGTTAGTTCCTGCACAGAAGGTTGGTAGTATAATTGGACGTAAAGGGGAgttcataaaaaaaatagttgaGGAGACAAGAGCTCGAATCAAGATACTTGATGGTCCTCCAGGGACACAAGAGAGAGCT GTAATGGTATCTGGGAAGGAGGAGCCTGATTCTTCTCTTCCGCCTGCTATGGATGGACTTTTAAGGGTCCATAAACGCCTTATTGATGGCTTGGAGGGTGATTCATCTCATGCACCATCGGCTGTGGGAACCAAGGTTTCAACAAGGCTGCTAGTCCCTGCCCCACAAGCTGGAAGTTTGATTGGAAAACAAGGAACAACTGTCAAAACCATTCAAGAATCGTCTAATTGTATTGTTAGAGTTCTTGGATCAG ACCTTCCAGTCTTTGCTCTTCAAGATGATAGGATTGTTGAAGTTGTAGGAGAAGCAGCTGATGTGCATAAAGCTTTGGAGCTAATTGCATCTCACCTCAGGAAGTTTTTAGTGGACCGCAGTATAATTCCCTTATTTGAAATGCAT ATGCAAAAGTCTAATCCTCAGATGGACCATATGCCACCTCGTCAAACCTGGGCCCCACCTCAAGGTGTCCCTCCTAATGCTGGTGGAGGTGGTTTTGGACACAATCCTCAGTACATGCCGCCTCCACGGCAACTCGAGAATTACTACCCACCTGCTGATATGCCTCCTATGGATAAGCAGCCACATCAGGGTATTTCTGCCTATGGAAGAGAAGCCCCAACTGGTGCTCATGGATCATCAAATCCCAATGCACCATCAATGATCACACAG GTCACTCAGCAAATGCAAATTCCGCTATCTTATGCTGATGCTGTTATTGGGACAGCTGGTGCAAGCATTAGCTATATTCGACGTGTTAGTGGGGCAACTGTCACCATTCAAGAAACTAGGGGTGTTCCTGGGGAAATGACTGTTGAAATAAGTGGTACTGCTTCACAAGTTCAAACTGCTCAGCAACTGATACAG AATTTTATGGCTGAAGCTGCCGCACCAGCACAGGCACAAGTTGGTGGGGCTGCAGACCAGGCTTATAATCCGTATGCAGCTCATGGTTCTCTATACGCATCACCTCCACCTAATCCAGGACATGCGGGTGGCTATGGCTATGGTTCAAACTATGGGTACTAA
- the LOC107889372 gene encoding flowering locus K homology domain isoform X1, translating into MAEVGQSYGENEVEQVQEHGDLEQNLNLGHDLNLEHSANLEQNANLEHIANLEHMANLEHNANLEHIANLQQIANLEHIANLEHNANLEHSVDSEQNLNLEEEPEENLEEHKLQQESQHQPKQDHENEAVVGGGEKKWPGWPGESVFRMLVPAQKVGSIIGRKGEFIKKIVEETRARIKILDGPPGTQERAVMVSGKEEPDSSLPPAMDGLLRVHKRLIDGLEGDSSHAPSAVGTKVSTRLLVPAPQAGSLIGKQGTTVKTIQESSNCIVRVLGSEDLPVFALQDDRIVEVVGEAADVHKALELIASHLRKFLVDRSIIPLFEMHMQKSNPQMDHMPPRQTWAPPQGVPPNAGGGGFGHNPQYMPPPRQLENYYPPADMPPMDKQPHQGISAYGREAPTGAHGSSNPNAPSMITQVTQQMQIPLSYADAVIGTAGASISYIRRVSGATVTIQETRGVPGEMTVEISGTASQVQTAQQLIQNFMAEAAAPAQAQVGGAADQAYNPYAAHGSLYASPPPNPGHAGGYGYGSNYGY; encoded by the exons ATGGCTGAAGTTGGTCAAAGCTATGGTGAGAATGAAGTAGAACAAGTGCAAGAACATGGGGACTTAGAGCAGAATCTTAACCTGGGGCATGATTTGAACTTGGAGCACAGTGCAAACTTGGAACAAAATGCGAACTTGGAGCACATTGCAAACTTGGAGCACATGGCAAACTTGGAGCACAATGCAAACTTGGAGCATATTGCGAACTTACAGCAGATTGCGAACTTAGAGCACATTGCTAACTTGGAGCACAATGCTAACTTAGAGCACAGTGTGGACTCAGAGCAGAACTTAAACTTGGAGGAAGAACCAGAAGAGAACTTGGAGGAGCATAAATTGCAGCAGGAATCACAACATCAACCAAAACAAGATCATGAAAACGAGGCAGTGGTTGGAGGTGGTGAAAAGAAGTGGCCTGGATGGCCTGGAGAGAGTGTTTTCCGGATGTTAGTTCCTGCACAGAAGGTTGGTAGTATAATTGGACGTAAAGGGGAgttcataaaaaaaatagttgaGGAGACAAGAGCTCGAATCAAGATACTTGATGGTCCTCCAGGGACACAAGAGAGAGCT GTAATGGTATCTGGGAAGGAGGAGCCTGATTCTTCTCTTCCGCCTGCTATGGATGGACTTTTAAGGGTCCATAAACGCCTTATTGATGGCTTGGAGGGTGATTCATCTCATGCACCATCGGCTGTGGGAACCAAGGTTTCAACAAGGCTGCTAGTCCCTGCCCCACAAGCTGGAAGTTTGATTGGAAAACAAGGAACAACTGTCAAAACCATTCAAGAATCGTCTAATTGTATTGTTAGAGTTCTTGGATCAG AAGACCTTCCAGTCTTTGCTCTTCAAGATGATAGGATTGTTGAAGTTGTAGGAGAAGCAGCTGATGTGCATAAAGCTTTGGAGCTAATTGCATCTCACCTCAGGAAGTTTTTAGTGGACCGCAGTATAATTCCCTTATTTGAAATGCAT ATGCAAAAGTCTAATCCTCAGATGGACCATATGCCACCTCGTCAAACCTGGGCCCCACCTCAAGGTGTCCCTCCTAATGCTGGTGGAGGTGGTTTTGGACACAATCCTCAGTACATGCCGCCTCCACGGCAACTCGAGAATTACTACCCACCTGCTGATATGCCTCCTATGGATAAGCAGCCACATCAGGGTATTTCTGCCTATGGAAGAGAAGCCCCAACTGGTGCTCATGGATCATCAAATCCCAATGCACCATCAATGATCACACAG GTCACTCAGCAAATGCAAATTCCGCTATCTTATGCTGATGCTGTTATTGGGACAGCTGGTGCAAGCATTAGCTATATTCGACGTGTTAGTGGGGCAACTGTCACCATTCAAGAAACTAGGGGTGTTCCTGGGGAAATGACTGTTGAAATAAGTGGTACTGCTTCACAAGTTCAAACTGCTCAGCAACTGATACAG AATTTTATGGCTGAAGCTGCCGCACCAGCACAGGCACAAGTTGGTGGGGCTGCAGACCAGGCTTATAATCCGTATGCAGCTCATGGTTCTCTATACGCATCACCTCCACCTAATCCAGGACATGCGGGTGGCTATGGCTATGGTTCAAACTATGGGTACTAA